One Amaranthus tricolor cultivar Red isolate AtriRed21 chromosome 1, ASM2621246v1, whole genome shotgun sequence DNA window includes the following coding sequences:
- the LOC130821461 gene encoding uncharacterized protein LOC130821461 produces the protein MDEADLNIAQTYVLRNFPEVNHFYDQFVHLIKKYEPNLNPERIDHVVQNQFARQFQQISRDGLLDGVENADILKDLAEGPLQKAHCYDVCYMNGYRFHTMSQSAKKKSTENSEVCVKSDDNSSNETNFYGKLEDIIELEYRALPIKRATLFKCQWYDQTTTVYGHGTRIHPRYKLVDVHIGRS, from the exons ATGGATGAAGCAGATCTCAACATTGCTCAAACATATGTTTTGCGAAACTTTCCGGAGGTTAATCACTTTTATGATCAATTTGTGCACTTAATCAAAAAGTACGAACCAAATTTAAACCCAGAGCGGATTGATCATGTGGTGCAAAACCAATTTGCACGTCAATTTCAACAGATT TCTAGGGACGGGCTTCTTGATGGTGTGGAGAATGCTGACATTTTAAAGGACCTCGCCGAGGGACCTTTGCAGAAGGCACATTGCTATGATGTTTGTTACATGAATGGTTATAGATTTCACACTATGTCCCAGTCTGCTAAAAAGAAATCTACTGAAAACAGCGAGGTGTGCGTTAAATCTGATGACAACAGTTCCAATGAAACAAACTTTTATGGTAAGTTAGAGGACATTATTGAGCTTGAGTATCGGGCACTTCCAATTAAAAGGGCCACACTGTTCAAATGTCAATGGTATGATCAAACTACCACCGTATATGGCCATGGTACTAGAATCCATCCACGGTACAAGCTGGTTGACGTTCATATTGGTCGATCGTAA
- the LOC130807487 gene encoding phosphoenolpyruvate carboxylase yields the protein MATAKLEKVTSIDAQLRLLAPKKVSEDDKLVEYDALLLDRFLDILESLHGSEIRETVQELYEHAAEYERTRDTKKLEELGTMITSLDAGDSIVVAKSFSHMLNLANLAEEVQIAYRRRIKKIKKGDFADESSAVTESDIEETLRRLVDLKKSPEEVFATLKNQTVDLVLTAHPTQSVRRSLLQKHGRIRDCLSQLYAKDITPDDKQELDEALQREIQAAFRTDEIRRIQPTPQDEMRAGMSYFHETIWKGVPKFLRRLDTALKNIGINERVPYNAPLIQFSSWMGGDRDGNPRVTPEVTRDVCLLARMMAANMYFSQITDLMFELSMWRCNDEVRARAQELHSQSKSDAKHYIEFWKRIPLNEPYRVILGDVRDKLYNTREHARQLLSNGSSDVPEESIFTHIDQFLEPLELCYRSLCASGDQPIADGSLLDFMRQVSTFGLSLVKLDIRQESDRHTEVMDTITKHLGIGSYRSWSEEKRQEWLLSELRGKRPLLGPDLPKSDEVADALGTFHVLAELPSDGFGAYIISMATAPSDVLAVELLQRECGIKNPLRVVPLFEKLADLQSAAASMTRLFSIDWYKNRINGKQEVMIGYSDSGKDAGRLSAAWQLYKVQEDLIQVAKEFGVKLTLFHGRGGTVGRGGGPTHLALLAQPPETIHGSLRVTVQGEVIEQSFGEEHLCFRTLERYTAATLEHGMHPPTSPKPEWRALMDEMAVITTKEYRSVVLHEPRFVEYFRSATPELEYGRMNIGSRPAKRKPGGGIETLRAIPWIFAWTQTRFHLPVWLGCGAAFKHVIEKDIRNLAMLKEMYNKWSFFRVTIDLLEMVFAKGDPGIAALYDKLLVSDELKPFGENLRKSYIETEKFLLEVAGHKDPLDADPYLKQILRLRDPYTTTLNVFQAYTLKRIRDPNFHVKLRPHLSKEIMDSNSLAAELVKLNPTSEYPPGLEDTLILTMKGIAAGMQNTG from the exons atGGCTACTGCGAAGCTGGAGAAAGTGACATCCATTGATGCACAATTGAGATTACTTGCTCCAAAGAAAGTTTCTGAGGATGATAAGCTTGTTGAGTATGATGCTTTGTTGCTTGATCGTTTCCTTGATATTCTTGAGTCTTTACATGGTTCCGAAATCAGAGAAACG GTTCAAGAATTGTATGAGCATGCTGCTGAATATGAAAGGACTCGTGACACTAAGAAGTTGGAGGAGCTGGGAACCATGATAACCAGCTTGGATGCTGGGGATTCTATTGTGGTTGCGAAATCTTTTTCGCACATGCTTAATCTTGCCAATCTGGCTGAAGAAGTTCAGATTGCTTATCGGAGGAGgatcaaaaaaattaagaaaggaGATTTTGCGGATGAGAGTTCTGCAGTAACTGAGTCGGATATTGAAGAAACACTGAGAAGGCTTGTGGATTTGAAAAAATCCCCTGAAGAAGTCTTTGCTACCTTGAAAAACCAAACAGTGGACTTGGTTCTTACCGCTCATCCTACTCAATCTGTTCGTAGATCTTTGCTTCAGAAACATGGAAG GATAAGAGATTGTTTGTCCCAATTGTACGCTAAAGATATAACCCCTGATGATAAGCAGGAGCTTGATGAAGCTCTTCAAAGAGAG ATACAAGCTGCATTCCGTACGGATGAAATCAGGAGGATTCAGCCAACTCCACAGGATGAGATGAGAGCAGGAATGAGCTACTTCCACGAGACAATTTGGAAAGGTGTTCCAAAATTTCTAAGACGTCTGGACACAGCCTTGAAAAACATAGGGATCAATGAACGTGTTCCCTATAATGCTCCCCTCATCCAGTTCTCATCTTGGATGGGAGGTGATCGAGATG GAAATCCAAGAGTAACACCTGAAGTTACAAGAGACGTATGCTTATTGGCTAGAATGATGGCTGCTAATATGTATTTTTCGCAGATAACGGACCTCATGTTTGAG CTTTCCATGTGGAGATGCAATGATGAAGTACGTGCTCGAGCCCAAGAGCTTCACAGTCAATCAAAGTCTGATGCCAAACACTATATTG AGTTCTGGAAACGAATCCCTCTAAATGAGCCTTATCGGGTTATTCTTGGTGACGTGAGGGATAAACTCTATAATACACGTGAACATGCTCGTCAGTTATTGTCGAATGGGTCCTCTGATGTCCCCGAAGAATCAATCTTCACCCATATTGACCAG TTTCTCGAGCCTCTTGAGCTATGCTACAGATCACTTTGTGCTAGTGGTGATCAGCCCATTGCTGATGGAAGTCTTCTTGACTTTATGCGACAAGTTTCCACTTTTGGGCTCTCGCTTGTAAAACTTGATATTAGGCAAGAATCCGATAGGCACACTGAAGTAATGGATACCATTACAAAGCACTTAGGCATTGGGTCTTACAGATCGTGGTCAGAGGAGAAGAGACAAGAGTGGCTTTTGTCTGAATTGAGGGGAAAACGTCCTTTGTTAGGCCCTGATCTCCCTAAGAGCGATGAAGTTGCTGATGCTTTGGGAACGTTTCATGTACTCGCTGAACTCCCATCCGATGGCTTTGGTGCATACATTATCTCCATGGCTACTGCACCGTCTGACGTTCTAGCTGTTGAGCTTCTCCAACGTGAATGTGGTATTAAGAATCCATTAAGAGTTGTTCCTTTGTTTGAGAAGCTTGCTGATCTGCAGTCAGCTGCGGCTTCCATGACTCGCCTTTTCTCCATTGACTGGTACAAGAATAGGATTAACGGGAAGCAAGAAGTAATGATTGGATACTCCGACTCGGGAAAGGATGCGGGTCGTCTTTCAGCTGCATGGCAGCTGTACAAAGTTCAGGAAGATCTAATACAAGTAGCTAAGGAATTTGGTGTGAAGCTTACCCTGTTTCATGGGAGAGGAGGGACTGTCGGAAGAGGAGGGGGCCCCACTCATCTTGCTCTTTTGGCTCAGCCACCCGAAACCATTCACGGGTCACTTCGTGTCACAGTACAAGGTGAGGTAATTGAACAATCCTTTGGAGAGGAGCACTTGTGTTTCAGAACGTTGGAACGGTACACAGCTGCTACACTTGAGCATGGAATGCATCCACCAACCTCTCCTAAACCAGAATGGCGTGCACTCATGGACGAGATGGCTGTCATTACCACCAAGGAATATCGCTCTGTTGTTCTTCATGAGCCTCGCTTTGTTGAGTACTTCCGCTCT GCAACACCAGAGTTAGAATATGGACGCATGAATATCGGAAGCCGTCCTGCGAAGCGGAAACCTGGTGGAGGAATTGAAACTCTTCGTGCGATTCCATGGATATTTGCATGGACACAAACCAGGTTCCATCTACCCGTGTGGCTTGGGTGTGGAGCAGCCTTTAAGCATGTCATTGAAAAGGATATAAGGAATCTAGCAATGCTCAAGGAGATGTACAATAAATGGTCTTTCTTCAGAGTGACCATTGACTTGCTTGAAATGGTTTTTGCTAAGGGGGACCCTGGAATTGCTGCTCTATATGACAAACTTCTAGTGTCAGATGAATTGAAACCTTTCGGAGAAAACTTGAGAAAGAGTTACATAGAAACTGAAAAGTTCCTCTTAGAG GTTGCCGGACACAAGGACCCGCTTGACGCAGACCCTTACTTGAAACAAATACTCCGACTTCGTGATCCTTACACCACAACCCTCAATGTCTTCCAAGCATACACCCTGAAGCGGATTCGTGATCCAAATTTTCATGTGAAACTAAGGCCACACTTATCAAAGGAAATAATGGATTCAAACAGCCTAGCAGCCGAGCTTGTGAAGCTTAATCCTACAAGCGAGTATCCTCCTGGCCTCGAGGACACCCTTATCTTGACCATGAAGGGTATTGCTGCTGGCATGCAGAACACCGGTTAA
- the LOC130819827 gene encoding long chain base biosynthesis protein 1-like isoform X1, with protein sequence MEVAITNMLQTYVDWVRRAFEAPSARAHVFGVQIGGHLFVEGLLFVVIVYLLTQKSYAPPKRPLTKKEIDELCEEWTPEPLIPAITAEMLREPPRLESAAGPHAIINGKEVVNFASANYLGLVGHKKLLDSCTSSLEKYGVGSCGPRGFYGTIDVHLDCESRIANFLGTPDSILYSYGLSTMFSTIPAFCKKGDIIVVDEGVHWGIQNGLHLSRSKIVYFKHNDMKSLESTLEKITIDNKRAKQIRRYIVIEGVYQNSGQIAPLDEIITLKEKYRYRLLMDESNSFGVLGSSGRGLTEYYGVPTEKIDIITAAMGHALAAEGGFCTGNARVIEHQRLSSSGYVFSASLPPYLASAAISAIDVLEENPNLIKKLKENLAILWAGLSDLPGFEIASNPHAPIVFLKLVNSTGSLKSDMQLLDNTANQLLEEHNIFVVSSKRSTLDKCPLPLGLKLFVSAGHTDSDLKKICDALKIVVPSTLKKGSQT encoded by the exons ATGGAAGTAGCCATCACAAACATGCTGCAAACTTATGTGGATTGGGTGAGAAGGGCGTTTGAAGCTCCCTCTGCTCGGGCTCATGTCTTTGGAGTCCAAATTGGGG GTCATTTATTCGTTGAAGGTCTTCTCTTTGTGGTCATTGTCTATCTGCTTACCCAGAAAAGTTATGCGCCTCCAAAGAGACCATTGACGAAGAAG GAAATTGATGAATTATGTGAGGAATGGACTCCTGAACCTCTTATTCCAGCTATTACTGCAGAAATGCTACGTGAACCTCCAAGACTAGAGAG TGCTGCTGGGCCGCACGCAATAATCAATGGAAAAGAAGTTGTGAATTTTGCATCAGCTAATTATCTGGGATTAGTTGGACATAAAAAGTTACTT GATTCATGTACATCTTCATTAGAGAAATATGGTGTTGGTTCATGTGGTCCTCGTGGTTTCTACGGAACTATTG ATGTGCATCTAGATTGTGAGTCTAGAATCGCAAATTTTTTGGGAACTCCAGATTCAATACTTTACTCATACGGACTTTCCACCATGTTTAGCACAATTCCAGCTTTTTGCAAGAAAGGCGATATAATTGTTGT GGACGAAGGCGTTCATTGGGGCATTCAAAATGGACTTCATTTGTCAAGAAGTAAAATTGTCTATTTCAAGCACAATGATATGAAATCCCTTGAAAGCACTTTGGAGAAGATAACTATTGACAACAAACGGGCGAAGCAAATTCGGCGTTACATTGTAATAGAAGGAGTTTATCAG AATTCTGGTCAAATTGCTCCTTTAGATGAGATTATTACCCTCAAAGAAAAATACCGGTATCGCCTTTTGATGGACGAGAGCAATTCATTTGGGGTTCTTGGTAGTTCTGGAAGAGGTCTCACAGAATACTATGGAGTTCCT ACTGAAAAGATTGATATTATAACAGCAGCAATGGGTCATGCATTAGCTGCAGAAGGAGGATTCTGTACTGGAAATGCAAGAGTCATTGAGCACCAG CGCTTAAGCAGCTCTGGATATGTATTTTCTGCTTCTTTGCCGCCATACCTAGCTAGTGCTGCAATCTCTGCTATTGATGTTCTTGAAGAAAATCCCAATCTGATTAAGAAGTTGAAGGAGAATCTAGCAATATTATGGGCGG GTTTATCAGATCTGCCAGGTTTTGAAATCGCAAGCAATCCTCATGCACCCATAGTTTTTCTGAAACTGGTAAACTCGACGGGCTCTTTAAAGAGTGATATGCAACTGCTTGACAACACTGCTAATCAG CTTTTAGAAGAGCATAACATCTTTGTCGTGAGTTCTAAGCGTTCGACTCTAGATAAATGTCCTCTACCTCTTGGATTAAAATTGTTTGTATCAGCTGGACATACTGATTCTGACCTGAAGAAAATTTGTGATGCATTGAAGATCGTTGTGCCCTCGACCCTAAAGAAAGGTTCTCAAACTTGA
- the LOC130820627 gene encoding protein AGENET DOMAIN (AGD)-CONTAINING P1-like, which yields MAKFKRGDQVEVCGKGDGFRNSFYAATIISQINPTEFIVQYNTLLSEDELHPLREFLTIDELRPVPPEIDSNCKLELKDEVDAFANDGWWKGMVKKKAKGRGKAAWYYVSFQDNGVELEVCSYLRGDLRLHQDWIDGNWICSSKNFTGGTTSPIAAQRSSST from the exons ATGGCGAAATTCAAGCGAGGAGATCAAGTAGAAGTCTGTGGCAAAGGAGATGGATTCCGAAACTCATTCTACGCAGCTACCATTATTTCACAAATTAATCCTACCGAATTCATAGTCCAATACAACACTTTATTATCGGAAGACGAATTACATCCTCTTCGAGAATTTCTCACCATCGATGAACTTCGTCCGGTTCCGCCAGAAATTGATAGCAATTGTAAGCTGGAATTGAAGGATGAAGTTGATGCTTTTGCGAATGATGGATGGTGGAAAGGAATGGTGAAGAAGAAGGCCAAAGGAAGGGGAAAAGCAGCATGGTATTACGTTAGCTTTCAGGATAACGGTGTTGAGCTTGAAGTATGCAGTTATTTGCGCGGTGACTTGAGACTTCATCAAGATTGGATTGATGGTAACTGGATTTGTTCTAGCAAGAATTTTA CTGGCGGCACAACCAGCCCAATAGCAGCCCAACGTTCATCCTCCACGTAA
- the LOC130819827 gene encoding long chain base biosynthesis protein 1-like isoform X2, translated as MLQTYVDWVRRAFEAPSARAHVFGVQIGGHLFVEGLLFVVIVYLLTQKSYAPPKRPLTKKEIDELCEEWTPEPLIPAITAEMLREPPRLESAAGPHAIINGKEVVNFASANYLGLVGHKKLLDSCTSSLEKYGVGSCGPRGFYGTIDVHLDCESRIANFLGTPDSILYSYGLSTMFSTIPAFCKKGDIIVVDEGVHWGIQNGLHLSRSKIVYFKHNDMKSLESTLEKITIDNKRAKQIRRYIVIEGVYQNSGQIAPLDEIITLKEKYRYRLLMDESNSFGVLGSSGRGLTEYYGVPTEKIDIITAAMGHALAAEGGFCTGNARVIEHQRLSSSGYVFSASLPPYLASAAISAIDVLEENPNLIKKLKENLAILWAGLSDLPGFEIASNPHAPIVFLKLVNSTGSLKSDMQLLDNTANQLLEEHNIFVVSSKRSTLDKCPLPLGLKLFVSAGHTDSDLKKICDALKIVVPSTLKKGSQT; from the exons ATGCTGCAAACTTATGTGGATTGGGTGAGAAGGGCGTTTGAAGCTCCCTCTGCTCGGGCTCATGTCTTTGGAGTCCAAATTGGGG GTCATTTATTCGTTGAAGGTCTTCTCTTTGTGGTCATTGTCTATCTGCTTACCCAGAAAAGTTATGCGCCTCCAAAGAGACCATTGACGAAGAAG GAAATTGATGAATTATGTGAGGAATGGACTCCTGAACCTCTTATTCCAGCTATTACTGCAGAAATGCTACGTGAACCTCCAAGACTAGAGAG TGCTGCTGGGCCGCACGCAATAATCAATGGAAAAGAAGTTGTGAATTTTGCATCAGCTAATTATCTGGGATTAGTTGGACATAAAAAGTTACTT GATTCATGTACATCTTCATTAGAGAAATATGGTGTTGGTTCATGTGGTCCTCGTGGTTTCTACGGAACTATTG ATGTGCATCTAGATTGTGAGTCTAGAATCGCAAATTTTTTGGGAACTCCAGATTCAATACTTTACTCATACGGACTTTCCACCATGTTTAGCACAATTCCAGCTTTTTGCAAGAAAGGCGATATAATTGTTGT GGACGAAGGCGTTCATTGGGGCATTCAAAATGGACTTCATTTGTCAAGAAGTAAAATTGTCTATTTCAAGCACAATGATATGAAATCCCTTGAAAGCACTTTGGAGAAGATAACTATTGACAACAAACGGGCGAAGCAAATTCGGCGTTACATTGTAATAGAAGGAGTTTATCAG AATTCTGGTCAAATTGCTCCTTTAGATGAGATTATTACCCTCAAAGAAAAATACCGGTATCGCCTTTTGATGGACGAGAGCAATTCATTTGGGGTTCTTGGTAGTTCTGGAAGAGGTCTCACAGAATACTATGGAGTTCCT ACTGAAAAGATTGATATTATAACAGCAGCAATGGGTCATGCATTAGCTGCAGAAGGAGGATTCTGTACTGGAAATGCAAGAGTCATTGAGCACCAG CGCTTAAGCAGCTCTGGATATGTATTTTCTGCTTCTTTGCCGCCATACCTAGCTAGTGCTGCAATCTCTGCTATTGATGTTCTTGAAGAAAATCCCAATCTGATTAAGAAGTTGAAGGAGAATCTAGCAATATTATGGGCGG GTTTATCAGATCTGCCAGGTTTTGAAATCGCAAGCAATCCTCATGCACCCATAGTTTTTCTGAAACTGGTAAACTCGACGGGCTCTTTAAAGAGTGATATGCAACTGCTTGACAACACTGCTAATCAG CTTTTAGAAGAGCATAACATCTTTGTCGTGAGTTCTAAGCGTTCGACTCTAGATAAATGTCCTCTACCTCTTGGATTAAAATTGTTTGTATCAGCTGGACATACTGATTCTGACCTGAAGAAAATTTGTGATGCATTGAAGATCGTTGTGCCCTCGACCCTAAAGAAAGGTTCTCAAACTTGA